Proteins from a single region of Neodiprion virginianus isolate iyNeoVirg1 chromosome 4, iyNeoVirg1.1, whole genome shotgun sequence:
- the LOC124302777 gene encoding elongation of very long chain fatty acids protein-like isoform X3, whose protein sequence is MEGLIRGSADRNENDTMSGILEWYRDVMYNKNDPRTSEWFLISGPGPIVTIVVTYVYFSVWAGPKYMRDKKPYSLKSLLLVYNFTQVLASIYLVYEGLMSGWLYNYSYTCQPVDYSESPEAMRMARAVYLYFICKLIELLDTVFFVLRKKQRQISFLHVYHHAMMPMCGWIGVRFVAGGHPTLLGVINSFIHIIMYSYYMLSAMGPEVQKYLWWKKHLTSMQIIQFCIIFVHNAQMMFNDCKFPKQLTVLLLLNASAFLYMFGSFYVKNYMKNVSSNPQKLVKNVNAVANGSSQALKAE, encoded by the exons TTGATCCGGGGATCCGCCGATCGAAACGAGAACGACACGATGTCGGGAATATTGGAATGGTATCGGGACGTGATGTACAACAAGAATG ATCCGAGGACCAGCGAGTGGTTCCTGATATCCGGTCCAGGTCCGATAGTGACGATAGTGGTGACTTACGTATACTTCAGCGTATGGGCGGGTCCCAAGTACATGAGGGACAAGAAACCATACTCGTTGAAGAGCCTGCTCCTCGTCTACAACTTCACCCAAGTACTAGCGAGCATCTACTTGGTCTACGAAGGCCTGATGTCCGGATGGCTTTACAACTACAGCTACACGTGTCAGCCTGTTGATTATTCAGAAAGCCCAGAAGCTATGCGG ATGGCGAGAGCGGTGTACCTCTACTTCATCTGCAAGCTTATCGAGCTCCTGGACACCGTGTTCTTCGTCCTGCGAAAGAAGCAGCGACAAATATCGTTCCTCCACGTTTATCACCACGCCATGATGCCGATGTGCGGATGGATCGGCGTCCGTTTCGTGGCCGGTGGGCACCCGACGCTCCTCGGTGTGATAAACTCGTTCATCCACATAATCATGTACTCGTATTACATGCTCTCGGCGATGGGACCGGAAGTGCAAAAGTACCTCTGGTGGAAGAAGCACCTTACGTCGATGCAGATAATACAGTTCTGCATAATATTCGTCCACAACGCCCAGATGATGTTCAACGACTGTAAGTTCCCGAAGCAGCTCACCGTCCTTCTTCTCCTCAACGCCTCCGCCTTCCTCTACATGTTCGGCTCGTTCTACGTTAAAAACTACATGAAGAATGTCTCGTCCAACCCCCAGAAGCTCGTGAAAAACGTCAACGCCGTCGCCAACGGCTCGTCGCAAGCTCTGAAGGCCGAGTAA
- the LOC124302777 gene encoding elongation of very long chain fatty acids protein-like isoform X2, which yields MLILIRGSADRNENDTMSGILEWYRDVMYNKNDPRTSEWFLISGPGPIVTIVVTYVYFSVWAGPKYMRDKKPYSLKSLLLVYNFTQVLASIYLVYEGLMSGWLYNYSYTCQPVDYSESPEAMRMARAVYLYFICKLIELLDTVFFVLRKKQRQISFLHVYHHAMMPMCGWIGVRFVAGGHPTLLGVINSFIHIIMYSYYMLSAMGPEVQKYLWWKKHLTSMQIIQFCIIFVHNAQMMFNDCKFPKQLTVLLLLNASAFLYMFGSFYVKNYMKNVSSNPQKLVKNVNAVANGSSQALKAE from the exons TTGATCCGGGGATCCGCCGATCGAAACGAGAACGACACGATGTCGGGAATATTGGAATGGTATCGGGACGTGATGTACAACAAGAATG ATCCGAGGACCAGCGAGTGGTTCCTGATATCCGGTCCAGGTCCGATAGTGACGATAGTGGTGACTTACGTATACTTCAGCGTATGGGCGGGTCCCAAGTACATGAGGGACAAGAAACCATACTCGTTGAAGAGCCTGCTCCTCGTCTACAACTTCACCCAAGTACTAGCGAGCATCTACTTGGTCTACGAAGGCCTGATGTCCGGATGGCTTTACAACTACAGCTACACGTGTCAGCCTGTTGATTATTCAGAAAGCCCAGAAGCTATGCGG ATGGCGAGAGCGGTGTACCTCTACTTCATCTGCAAGCTTATCGAGCTCCTGGACACCGTGTTCTTCGTCCTGCGAAAGAAGCAGCGACAAATATCGTTCCTCCACGTTTATCACCACGCCATGATGCCGATGTGCGGATGGATCGGCGTCCGTTTCGTGGCCGGTGGGCACCCGACGCTCCTCGGTGTGATAAACTCGTTCATCCACATAATCATGTACTCGTATTACATGCTCTCGGCGATGGGACCGGAAGTGCAAAAGTACCTCTGGTGGAAGAAGCACCTTACGTCGATGCAGATAATACAGTTCTGCATAATATTCGTCCACAACGCCCAGATGATGTTCAACGACTGTAAGTTCCCGAAGCAGCTCACCGTCCTTCTTCTCCTCAACGCCTCCGCCTTCCTCTACATGTTCGGCTCGTTCTACGTTAAAAACTACATGAAGAATGTCTCGTCCAACCCCCAGAAGCTCGTGAAAAACGTCAACGCCGTCGCCAACGGCTCGTCGCAAGCTCTGAAGGCCGAGTAA
- the LOC124302777 gene encoding elongation of very long chain fatty acids protein-like isoform X1, producing the protein MNEYKALIRGSADRNENDTMSGILEWYRDVMYNKNDPRTSEWFLISGPGPIVTIVVTYVYFSVWAGPKYMRDKKPYSLKSLLLVYNFTQVLASIYLVYEGLMSGWLYNYSYTCQPVDYSESPEAMRMARAVYLYFICKLIELLDTVFFVLRKKQRQISFLHVYHHAMMPMCGWIGVRFVAGGHPTLLGVINSFIHIIMYSYYMLSAMGPEVQKYLWWKKHLTSMQIIQFCIIFVHNAQMMFNDCKFPKQLTVLLLLNASAFLYMFGSFYVKNYMKNVSSNPQKLVKNVNAVANGSSQALKAE; encoded by the exons TTGATCCGGGGATCCGCCGATCGAAACGAGAACGACACGATGTCGGGAATATTGGAATGGTATCGGGACGTGATGTACAACAAGAATG ATCCGAGGACCAGCGAGTGGTTCCTGATATCCGGTCCAGGTCCGATAGTGACGATAGTGGTGACTTACGTATACTTCAGCGTATGGGCGGGTCCCAAGTACATGAGGGACAAGAAACCATACTCGTTGAAGAGCCTGCTCCTCGTCTACAACTTCACCCAAGTACTAGCGAGCATCTACTTGGTCTACGAAGGCCTGATGTCCGGATGGCTTTACAACTACAGCTACACGTGTCAGCCTGTTGATTATTCAGAAAGCCCAGAAGCTATGCGG ATGGCGAGAGCGGTGTACCTCTACTTCATCTGCAAGCTTATCGAGCTCCTGGACACCGTGTTCTTCGTCCTGCGAAAGAAGCAGCGACAAATATCGTTCCTCCACGTTTATCACCACGCCATGATGCCGATGTGCGGATGGATCGGCGTCCGTTTCGTGGCCGGTGGGCACCCGACGCTCCTCGGTGTGATAAACTCGTTCATCCACATAATCATGTACTCGTATTACATGCTCTCGGCGATGGGACCGGAAGTGCAAAAGTACCTCTGGTGGAAGAAGCACCTTACGTCGATGCAGATAATACAGTTCTGCATAATATTCGTCCACAACGCCCAGATGATGTTCAACGACTGTAAGTTCCCGAAGCAGCTCACCGTCCTTCTTCTCCTCAACGCCTCCGCCTTCCTCTACATGTTCGGCTCGTTCTACGTTAAAAACTACATGAAGAATGTCTCGTCCAACCCCCAGAAGCTCGTGAAAAACGTCAACGCCGTCGCCAACGGCTCGTCGCAAGCTCTGAAGGCCGAGTAA
- the LOC124302777 gene encoding elongation of very long chain fatty acids protein-like isoform X4, whose product MSGILEWYRDVMYNKNDPRTSEWFLISGPGPIVTIVVTYVYFSVWAGPKYMRDKKPYSLKSLLLVYNFTQVLASIYLVYEGLMSGWLYNYSYTCQPVDYSESPEAMRMARAVYLYFICKLIELLDTVFFVLRKKQRQISFLHVYHHAMMPMCGWIGVRFVAGGHPTLLGVINSFIHIIMYSYYMLSAMGPEVQKYLWWKKHLTSMQIIQFCIIFVHNAQMMFNDCKFPKQLTVLLLLNASAFLYMFGSFYVKNYMKNVSSNPQKLVKNVNAVANGSSQALKAE is encoded by the exons ATGTCGGGAATATTGGAATGGTATCGGGACGTGATGTACAACAAGAATG ATCCGAGGACCAGCGAGTGGTTCCTGATATCCGGTCCAGGTCCGATAGTGACGATAGTGGTGACTTACGTATACTTCAGCGTATGGGCGGGTCCCAAGTACATGAGGGACAAGAAACCATACTCGTTGAAGAGCCTGCTCCTCGTCTACAACTTCACCCAAGTACTAGCGAGCATCTACTTGGTCTACGAAGGCCTGATGTCCGGATGGCTTTACAACTACAGCTACACGTGTCAGCCTGTTGATTATTCAGAAAGCCCAGAAGCTATGCGG ATGGCGAGAGCGGTGTACCTCTACTTCATCTGCAAGCTTATCGAGCTCCTGGACACCGTGTTCTTCGTCCTGCGAAAGAAGCAGCGACAAATATCGTTCCTCCACGTTTATCACCACGCCATGATGCCGATGTGCGGATGGATCGGCGTCCGTTTCGTGGCCGGTGGGCACCCGACGCTCCTCGGTGTGATAAACTCGTTCATCCACATAATCATGTACTCGTATTACATGCTCTCGGCGATGGGACCGGAAGTGCAAAAGTACCTCTGGTGGAAGAAGCACCTTACGTCGATGCAGATAATACAGTTCTGCATAATATTCGTCCACAACGCCCAGATGATGTTCAACGACTGTAAGTTCCCGAAGCAGCTCACCGTCCTTCTTCTCCTCAACGCCTCCGCCTTCCTCTACATGTTCGGCTCGTTCTACGTTAAAAACTACATGAAGAATGTCTCGTCCAACCCCCAGAAGCTCGTGAAAAACGTCAACGCCGTCGCCAACGGCTCGTCGCAAGCTCTGAAGGCCGAGTAA